The Streptomyces sp. NBC_01268 genome segment ATCCCGGCCCCGTCGACTCCCGTGACGCCCGGTCCGCTCAGCGGACCGGGCGTTCCCGCTCCGCGTCCTTGTGGCTGCGGACCTCGCGGCCCAGGAAGAGCGCGAACACCGGCGGCTGCTGCTGGAGCAGTTCCAGACGCCCGCCGTCCGCCTCCGCGAGGTCCCGGGCGACCGCGAGGCCGATGCCCGTGGAGCTGCGCCCGCTGACCGCCCGCTCGAAGATCCGCGCCCCGAGGTCGGCGGGGACGCCGGGGCCCTCGTCGGTGACCTCGATCACCGACTGGTTGCCGGTGACCCGGGTGCGCAGCGCGACCGTGCCGCCGCCGTGCATGAGCGAGTTCTCGATCAGCGCCGCCAGGACCTGGGCGACCGCGCCCGGGGTGCCCACGGCCCGCATGCCCTGCTTGCCGGAGTGGACGATGGCCCGGCCCACGCTGCGGTAGGCGGGGCGCCACTCCTCGATCTGCTGCTTGATGACCTCGTCCAGGTCGAAGGCGACGGCGGAGCCCGTCCGCGGGTCGCGCGAGTTGGTGAGCAGCCGCTCGACCACGTCGGTCAGCCGCTCGACCTGGGTGAGCGCGATCGTCGCCTCCTCCCGGACCGTGTCGAGGTCGTCGGCCATGGCGACCTCCTCCAGGCGCATGGAGAGGGCCGTGAGGGGCGTACGGAGCTGGTGGGAGGCGTCGGCGGCGAGCCGGCGCTCGGCGGTGAGCATCCGGGCGATCCGCTCGGCGGAGTTGTCCAGGACGTCCGCGACCCGGTCCAGCTCGGGCACCCCGTACCGCTTGTGCCGGGGGCGCGGGTCGCCGGAGCCGAGCCGCTCGGCGGTCTCGGCGAGGTCCGTGAGCGGCGAGGCCAGCTTGTTCGCCTGCCGCACGGCGAGCAGGACGGCGGCCACCACGCACAGCAGCGCCACGCCCGCGATGATCATCAGCGTGCGGGCGACCTCGTCGGTGATGACCGAGCGGGCCTCCTCGACGGTCACCGTCTCGCCGCGCTCGCCCTCCGCCAGGCCGCGGATGACCTGGCCGCTCGGGCGGGCGCCGATCTCGATGGGGTCGCGGCCGGGGATGGTGATCCGGGCGTAGCGCTTGGCTCCGCTCTGCTCGGCCAGGATGTCCGGGTTGACCGGCTCC includes the following:
- a CDS encoding ATP-binding protein yields the protein MRRRLINSTLAVVLVVIAVFGVSLVIVESRTISSSAQESVDSEALRIVSIVDSRLIGGEPVNPDILAEQSGAKRYARITIPGRDPIEIGARPSGQVIRGLAEGERGETVTVEEARSVITDEVARTLMIIAGVALLCVVAAVLLAVRQANKLASPLTDLAETAERLGSGDPRPRHKRYGVPELDRVADVLDNSAERIARMLTAERRLAADASHQLRTPLTALSMRLEEVAMADDLDTVREEATIALTQVERLTDVVERLLTNSRDPRTGSAVAFDLDEVIKQQIEEWRPAYRSVGRAIVHSGKQGMRAVGTPGAVAQVLAALIENSLMHGGGTVALRTRVTGNQSVIEVTDEGPGVPADLGARIFERAVSGRSSTGIGLAVARDLAEADGGRLELLQQQPPVFALFLGREVRSHKDAERERPVR